The genomic stretch TTAGTTACACGTCTCAGCAACATATTCAACCTATAGTAAAGACATACTAAATGTTACAAGAAATTAGTAATCTCAGTAACAAGATTAGCTGAACCCAAGATTACATGATGTTTTACTTGCAATAAATCCTTGGTTAAGACATACAAGCTAAGAACTTGGCACTGTACTGCTAAAAACTTCCTCTGATAATTAACCAACAtccatcttttctttcttccagATGAATGAAGTTGCAGGCCACTTTTGTCATTTAGGTCCAATGAATTCTTTTATAAGATAATGTAATTATTGGAGGAGATACCTTTGGTTCTTGGTTCTTTCTCTCTAATTAGATAATCTAGAACACCTGTTAACAGTTGTTTTCACGTCTACAAGCACAATTATTTTCCTCATTTCTAATAGTTATTACACGACTAATTTGACCCACTCAACCATATATTCTACAGAAATGAGGGTGGCTGTATTAGGTAATTAATAATCATATTTTAAGCAAGATGATGTTCATCTTATGcttaaaataattgaatatgTATATGAGGTTAATGACTTGTTCTCTACTTACCCCCTCATTAATTTATTAGAGATACATTATTGCAAGAGAGAGCTTTGGTTATTCCTCTCcactaaaataatttaattgattatcTCAAATTcgataataattttaaaagtcacattatatttgaaaaaacacaAGAAGATGCTTATACTTATAACTTCAAACAAATGCTTATAATACCAAGAAGATGCTTATAAGATTTgtccattattttttcttctctctttattatcagagagaaagaggaaacgTCAAGAAAGAAGACAAGGGAAGGTGAGAGTGGGGAGCAGGTGAAGAAAAGAGGGGAACAAGAGATGCATGATTGAGggggaagaaaaataaattaaaaaggcaAAAGGGAAAGATGTGTCAGTCGgtgaaaggggaaaaaaaagacagtggaagaaaatgaaggggAAGGTGGTGTGCGGTTGAACTTAAAAGGATAGGGATGGTTTATTTAAATGGAAACTAAACAAATCGGCCAATCCATCctaaaagaaacccaaaaatcgACCCATAAGCTTGctttgatctctctctcttactgCCTGTTCGTTTCTCTCCCAGGTTTATGCTTCTTGCTCTCTGCCTCTCATGTTATTTCCATCTATTTCTATCCCATTCCCACGCACTCTCTCGGCTTCATCATCCAGCAATAAAATCTGTGATTGAGTGGGAGGAAGAgacaaagaggaaaagaaaggatAAAAAATTTGGGAGTGGAATGtggggaaaaagaaggaaaaggaaagaaaagataaagaaagataaaaaaaaaaattgagtagaaAAGAGTGAGTGGAGATGTTGGTGGAGTGGTGGGACGGGTGGGGAACAGAGaggagaaaaatataagaaaaggGGAAAGGGTGCTGTCGGCAGGCGTAGGACGgtaggagaaaagagaaaagagaaaaggagaagaaaaatgggGAATGTGTGCATGACCatcactcttaaaaaaaaaatcaatcattcacTATTTTGATCGCAATCTAAATTGATACTTAAATATTCAGCTCGCcctattaaattattttatctcttaaatcactaaataaaataatatgaaaataatatctCATAAAAAATCAAGCCTTATGATGTAATAATCTTAAATCAATATTCAtacttataatatttatataaattcataaattcatCGAGAATGAATATtcttacctaatatgaatattaaaataatatctatcttcaaaataatatctttaaatgagttttaaaatctGGGGTGTTACCGGTGTGCTgccatatttatttttcttcttgtatgCATCACAAGTCAAGACTAGAAGTTTTGCAAAATAATCTTCGCATCCTCAATTAATATACCGTATCTCTGTCATAGTTGGTCTTCCATCTGAAAGACATGAACTATTTTCAAAGCATCACCTTCCATAATAACGTTTTGTAGGCCCAaatctctttcaaaaaaaatactgtcTTCCAAGCTGAATAACAcatactacaatttttattacaaagtGATGTGTCAATtcatatttgataaaataattaaaagatattgATCATCCAAATTATTTGCTTAATTATCAACTaccaaattaatttgtaaattacTTTCTAGGAAAAGTTAATAATTTAAGCTTCGTGTCCAATAAAGATCCCCACTTAAGCAATTACTGATTTGAGAATTTAATGGTGAAAGCAATGTCCATGaaattgctttcttttcttttttttttcttcgtttagGTGATGGGAAATGAAACGGCTTTATTGTCATGTGATGTGGGCTCCTTACTACTATGGTGCCTACATcctaggaaagaaaaataagactATATTATACATGGTGAAAGCATTAATGTCCATGGTGCAAGTGTTCCTAGTCAAAAAATCAGCTCCCCACTTtactttttctttgattcctttttttttttttcttttctctaagcAAATTGGGAAACAATTACATGGGTTCAACATACCCAAAAATGTGTGAATATCTTAtaacaaactcaaaacaaaaagtaCAGTGTaagaaatataatcaaataGTAAGAAATGTGCCAAAAAGTGTTACGGTCCTTGTGGAATACACTAATTAGTAATTGAAACGAAAACCAAATGAATGCCGTTAAATCACATGTTGTGGAGCCAGCGCAACTAGCCACACAATCAGCCAACATATTCTTTGGTAAGGGGGATTCTTTAGTAGATTTTTTTGTGACTAATTTGAcgtaataaatttaaaattaggaGCCCATTTGTCAAATTACTCTCATCTTGTTATAATTGAACTGAATTAGAACTTTGAATCTTTATTTAGAGACTTTATTAATAAACCAGTTTTTAGAAATCTCAACCGAAGCAATAAAATCctgaatcatatatatttcaaaacccAAGCTTCAATGCTTTTCTCTTATGAGTGAGCATACAAGACAAGCATAAAGTAGGCaggtaattttttctttcattcatttCCATACAATTATGCTCAACCgaaactaattaattatcatttccATACAATTTTTGAATGatacttattttaaatttatcttaattatcatatttttcttcaactCATTACCAATAATGGAGGCTTTAAAACAGCATCAGTTTACCtgctttccattttctttgattGATTACTCTGAGTTAATCACGTGGTGTGGAGTCCACCACAAAGCTGCCGCAAATGGTAATTTTACTCATCCATCAGCCGTGTGggtccatttctttttttcccgAGCAGCCGTGTGGGTCCATCACTTTCCCAAAGCTGTTTCCGGTTTAGAAAGCAAAACATATCACCTTCCTCCttttccatcattttcttcAATTGCATTCTCCTTTTGCTCTGCCGTTTGCTCCATTCATCTTCCTTTCATTCGATCTTTCATTGCAATCTCACTTTGCTCTGCCGTTTGCAATCACTTTCCTTCACTTCCGTTTATTTCTTCCGATGGCTGGGGCCTTAGTGGGAGGAGCTTTTCTTTCCGCCTCCCTCCAAGTGTTATTTGACAGGATGGCGTCTCCCGAATTCGTGGACTTCTTTCGGCGGCGCAAACTCAACAAAGGAGACGTAGAGAAGTTGAAGATAAGATTGTTGTCCGTCCATAAACTGTGCGAAGATGCGGAGGAAAAACAACTTATGGATCTTTCTGTGAAAGAGTGGCTTCATAACCTGAAAGATGTTGTCTACGATGCAGAAGACGTCCTAGATGAGATAGCCACTGAAGCCTTGCAGTGTAAGTTGGATGCTGAATTTCAAACCACTGCAACTAAGGTACGAAACTCCATCTCCacttttttcaatcattttgtcAAGGAGATAGAGCCTAAGATAAAAGAGCTACTTGAAAAACTAGAATATCTAGCAAGACAAAAGGATGATCTAGGTCTAAGAGAAGGCGTTGGAGGAGAATCATCAAAAAGATTTATCACGACTTCTTTGGTCGAAGAATCTGATATTTTTGGTAGGGATGatgataaggaaaaaataataagtttATTGGTCTCAGATGATGCATCTTGCAATGAAAATTTGTGTGTGATTCCCATAGTCGGCATGGGAGGAATTGGCAAGACCACCCTTGCTCAACTAGTATATAAGGACAAGATGGTGAAGGAGCATTTTGACCTTCAAGCATGGGTTTGTGTTTCGGATGAATTTGACGTGTTAAAGCTTACGAAAACAATTTTAGAAGAAGTAGGTTCGTCTGCTAATACTGATAGtaataatctaaatttgcttcAACTTACACTAAATGAGAAATTGGTGGAGAAGAAATTTCTACTAGTTCTAGATGATGTTTGGAATGAGAATTATGTTGATTGGGAGATGTTAAGTAAGCCATTTAAATCTGGGGCACCTGGAAGCACGGTCATTGTAACTACACGCAATGACGATGTTGCATCAATCATGCGCACTGTTCCAACTCATCGTCTAAAGACGTTACTGGAAGAAGATTGTTGGTCACTATTTGCAAAACTTGCATTCCTCGATGGCATATTTGATGCACGTCCAGAGCTAGAAGTAATTGGTAGACAAATTGTGAAAAAGTGTGAAGGCCTACCTTTAGCGGCCAAGGCAATTGGGGCTCTCTTGCGATCTAAACTAGATGTGGATGAATGGGAGAATATATTGAAGAGCGAACTATGGGATTCACCAATTGACAAAACAAACATTCTTCCTGCTCTAAGATTAAGTTACAAATATCTTTCCCCACAATTAAAGCAATGTTTTGCTTATTGTTCAATATTTCCCAAGGAttatgttttagaaaaagatcAAGTAGTCTTATTATGGATGGCAGAAGGTTTCTTAGAAGAAACTAGAAACAAAGGAATGGAAGAGGTTGGTGAAGACTACTTCCTTGCTTTGGCATCAAGATCATTGTTTGAACAATCAAGTGGCAACAAATCAGGTCTTATAATGCATGATCTTGTCAACGACTTGGCAAAATTTGTTTCTGGACAATTTACCTTTAGACTGGAGGTTGACAATTCTCAAGAAATTTTGAACAAGACTCGCCATTTGTCATATTTAAGAAAACGATATAACAACTTTAAGAAGTTTGAGGCACTTTACAAGTCTACTCGATTGCACACATTCTTGCCATTAAAGTTGTCGCCACCGGATAATATCGTCTGCTTCTTAGCTAATAGAGTACCACATGACTTATTGCCAAATCTAAGGTCATTGCGGGTGCTCTCTCTATCTCACCATTATAATAGGATTGAGCTGCCCGAATCAATTGGCAAACTTAAGCATTTACGTTATTTGAACCTTTCTTTCACTAAAATTGTAAGGTTGCCTGATTCCATATGTAAGTTGTGCAATTTGCAAACATTGAATTTATTAGGTTGTGAAGGTCTTTCTGTATTACCGAGAGATGTGTGGAAACTCGTTAATTTACGTCATCTTGATATTATTGGAACTGCCATAAAGGAGATGCCAATGCAGTTGAGTAGACTAAAATGCCTACGAACATTAACTAAATTTATCATCAGCAAACATAGTGGGGCTTGCATTGAAGAACTGggaaaactttcaaatctcCGAGGAAAGCTTTCTATTTTAAAGCTCCAAAATGTTGTATCTCCTGAGGATGCTTTGAAAGCATGCTTGAAAGAAAGGAAGTACCTTGAGGAGTTGGTGTTGGAATGGAATGCATTAGATACTAATATTTCAGAATGTCAAAGATTTGTACTTGACAATCTTCGGCCTCATCGTAACTTGAAAAGTCTCACTATCAACAACTATGGCGCTGAAACTTTTCCAGATTGGATAGGGCATCATTCATTCCTTAATATAGTGTCCCTTCGCTTAGAAAACTGTAGACATTGTTGTAACTTGCCACCACTTGGGCAACTACCCTCTTTGAGGTACCTCTCTGTTGTTGGGTTTGAAGAAGTAGTTAAAGTGGATCGTGAGTTTTATGGGAGCGATTCTTCATCGGCTAAGCCATTTGGAGCCTTGAAAGTTCTAAGGTTCGAGCAAATGTTGAAGTGGGAGGAATGGTCTTCTTTTGGTGCTGAAAACGAAGGCGGACCTTTTCCTCAACTTGAGGAGCTTTATATTAGTTTCTGCCACAAGCTAACCGGAGAGCTGCCcatccatcttccttctttagcCAAACTTGAGATTTTGGAATGTCCGCAGTTGGCTGCCTCATTCCCAAGGGCTCCTTTGCACgaattgtatttaaaaaattgtaataaggTTCAGTTAAAGGAATTGCCAACCGGACTGCAGAAGCTCAAAATTGAAGGATTTGAGTCTCTTCCCCAAGGACTGGTGGACTCCAACGGCTGCCTTCAAAAGTTAACAATCAAAAAGTATATGAAGTTAGAGCTCCCAACACACTTTTCGTCCCTTGAAACGTTGAAGTTGGACAATTGTGATTCCCTCAAGTCATTTCCATTAGATTTATTCTCAAAGCTTTATAAAATCAACATCTCTGGGTGTACGAATCTGGGATCATTTACAGCTTCAGAACAACATGGACGTGATTTAGTGACCTTGCATATTCACATTAGCAATTGCCCGaattttgtatcttttccaAAAGAAGGAATTCGTGCCCCCAACCTTAAATCCTTTTGGGTACAAAAATGTGAAAGTCTGAGGTCACTGCCAGAGAAGATGCATATACTCCTCCCTTCTCTTGAAAAATTTGCTATAACCGATTGTCCAGAAGTTGAATTGTTACCTAAAGGGGGCTTTCCTTCCAATCTGCAAATTCTTAACGTTGAGTACTGTGAGAAACTCTTTGCTAGTCGGATGGAATGGGGTTTGCAAAAACTTTCGTCTATTAGACGTTTGTATATCGGTAGCAAATCTGAAGATGTGGTGTCTTTTCCAGAGCCAGGGTTGATGCCTTCTTGTTTGACTTCTCTTTCGTTCTATGGATTTCCAAATATGAAATCTTTGGACAAGAATGGGCTTCAGCACCTCACCTCTCTTCAAGACTTGTCTGTCAGGCACTGCCCTAAGCTCAAGTACATGCCCAAAGAGGTGTTGCCTGCCTCCCTTTCTGAATTAAATATCTCTAACTGCCCGTTGTTAAGGAAGTGGTGGCAAAGCAAGAAACGAAAAGAACAACGAAAGATTCCCGACGTCGATAACGTACTTTTTGATCGGGAAGTTTATATTGGATGAGCAAAAAGCATCGCAAGAGTCCCATTTTCAGTTATAATATCTGCATAACGATTAGGTATGATCCTCTTGCTTCTAGTAATAAATTTCTCtaattctttcatatatatatatatatatataaaagatatttTCTTTGTCCGATAAATTTCGCTTCTTTTTATTACTGTCGAATTGTTTGtgtatttgtttaattaattgtatgGGAAACTTTTAATTAGCAGAATCTGGAAGTTCGAATAGCTGGGTGACAATTACAAGAAGCAAGAGGCAGGCAAATAGATTCTATGATCCTTTGAGGCGTGAATGCCCGAAGGTTAGCCAATTATTCCAACTCCTAAATATTTGGGTTGAGTTTTTCACGAATTGGGTCTGTTTTATATTTGCTGAATTCAAGCCCAtaaatgtattttatttataacaaaaagTGTATTTTACTGAAAAATCGTAACATTTGTATTGATCTGATTTAGTTAGCCCCTaacatataaatcatataatCAGTAAACTCATGTTACAAAAATTGTGTTGCAGAAAAAGGAATGTCATGGGATGGAGGGCCAGTCTTAAAGTATGAGTGGAGTCACTAATCTGTGGTGTTGGAAATCTGAATGAATGAAATGTGTGGAGACAAGCTGGAAAGAGAGCCAAATTTGTTGTGCAGCTCAGATCTGTTGTGTGTGGAGTGTGAGTGTTTTTTCACATATTATTTCAGTTTCTTAAGAGATATTGTGCTGTTTTTAGCGTGAGGATTGTTGTCAAGAATTTGTTGGTACTGAAAGtgttactatttatttattgattccAACATATACTTATTTTCTGGTGAATAGGTACTGAAAATTTGGTGGTGCCTTGTTGGACTTACAGTGCGTAATAAATCGAGATCAAGTGAATattgctctgtttttttttttttttctacaatagAGGCTTTGAATTGTCAATTTGTATGAATGGCAGCAGGTGATTTTTTATATCctcaacattttcttttcttttgttttttgtttttttgtttttttgtctttgactttttttgtttctctcgaGTGCATACAAACTACACACCAACATGTTAGTTTTAATCCACTTTATCTTCCATCCCTTCCGAAATGAGATGAAAAGATTCTGTTTAAATGAGGCTTTTTCATGCCATTATTgagttaaatacattttttttgttggtgtttaCTTGCTTCAGGAGGAATGAAAATGTCTAATTTTTTGAAGCCCCATTGATCCTAGGAGTTTCTTTGATATAATGCTCTCTATTTGTTAGGTGGTGTCATTCCTATGGGTTTAGAAGAATTTGGGTTGATCATGAGCTTGACGATATGAGtttgtttgattatattttggGTCAAAGAGAATGCAGAAAGCtacaaacttttttatttttaaaatgaagagCAGGTTGAGCTCTTTTTTTCTCCCCTGCAGCTGTGCTGCTTTACTGTTACTGTCAAGCACTCTGCTgacagttttctttcaatattttattcacAATTATGTATCTGAATATTTCTAAGGAAAGTACATACTTCTCCCTTCAATTgagttcaaaaattgacaaacatgTAAGGGTAATATATGGCCCATTTGGTtatattaggaaaatgataaaacagtttgaatataatttttttttttttttaatagaaaaaggAACAAGATGAAATCATGTTATTAGTGGTTTTTCTAGAGTTTATCTACAATGATTGCTGTCAAAATGGCTTTGTATAATGGAGTCATTTGTGTTATAAGTCGTGGAAACTAACTCATATTTAACAGGTGCCCAAAGATGTTGGATATCTTCATCTACAACCCAAATACCAGAAAATGGATGTTGGTGACATCCTTGGATTGGCATTTTGCCCATTTGGTTCTTCGTCAAAGATGGCCCCATGTTTTAAGGTGGTGAGCATTCAGCATGCAAACTTTAACCAAATTTCTTATGGGAGACAGGAAAATGGAAGACTTACCTTGAAACTTGTGAACACCATGAgggatttttcttttcaaataagatACTGGTATGAAACTTTCCCTGATTCTCTTGCAAAGCGGTGGGCAAGGGCTCGTGAAAAATCTAAATGTTACTGCTTTCAGTATTTCACCAATTGTGACAGCTTAATCTAGCTTTTATTGTCAACTCAAATACGTTCCCTTGTTTAGATACGAAGTTGTACAGTAAAGCACGACTTGGAATAGGATCATgttatcctttttttctttctctagctGAATGCACAATCTGATATGGAACATCCCCGTTTTGACCAATTATAAGGCCATCCATCTTTGTATCCTCTTCCATGTTGCTTTCATGTGGCATATCCCTTGCTGATATCTAATATTAGTAGATATTATGAAACCATGTTGTAGGCCAAAGCAATGCAGGACCCTGAAATCCAGAACATCCCCTAAGACCCTGTGATCCGACAGGTAtgctaattttcaaatttcatttccCATAAGAgtgaaattggattttttttactgttttctgCGGTATATGGGTAGACTAACTGAAGCAGGGTATGTTTTCTGATTGGGAATTATGTGTTACTTTTTTCACCAACTGAAGCAGAAACAGAAACAGAATACTCAATTGAATGGTGTACAAGTGCACCAATACAACCCCAGAGCAATTACAAGTAATGACTATCTTATTGAAAGCAGAACTTCATGTTACCGATCGTACTTGAGAATCCCTTTATAATATTTCTGCTTCCCTGCCAGGTCACTGTCATTCTGTAAGCTTCAGAAGCAGAGGAATTCTCTCAAGTATTAACAAAGCCTCTCAGATCTCTCCTTTAGGATACACCTGGACAGATCTTTGTGGCATTTGAGAAACCAGGAGAAGTCCCAGCTTGTCATGTTGTATTGCTGTAATAGGTCAAGAGGTGGAAGCTCACCTTATATCAGATTCATTTTTCTTACACATTCACCGTCAGAGGTCAAGAGGCATTTATACCTCCTTGTTCAACAAAGGGTAATAATCGTGGGAATACAATGTTTCTTTTTCGAAAGTTTACCCACAACGACTAGTGTCATATTATGGCTTTGTATGATGGAGTCATTTGTGTTAACTATCTCCTATTTAACAGGTGCCCAAAGATGTTGGATATCTTCATCTCTACAACCCAAATACCAGAAAATGGATGGCGCTGACGCTGAGACATCTTTGTAAAATATCTGAACAACTACA from Corylus avellana chromosome ca1, CavTom2PMs-1.0 encodes the following:
- the LOC132186518 gene encoding putative disease resistance protein At3g14460, translated to MDLSVKEWLHNLKDVVYDAEDVLDEIATEALQCKLDAEFQTTATKVRNSISTFFNHFVKEIEPKIKELLEKLEYLARQKDDLGLREGVGGESSKRFITTSLVEESDIFGRDDDKEKIISLLVSDDASCNENLCVIPIVGMGGIGKTTLAQLVYKDKMVKEHFDLQAWVCVSDEFDVLKLTKTILEEVGSSANTDSNNLNLLQLTLNEKLVEKKFLLVLDDVWNENYVDWEMLSKPFKSGAPGSTVIVTTRNDDVASIMRTVPTHRLKTLLEEDCWSLFAKLAFLDGIFDARPELEVIGRQIVKKCEGLPLAAKAIGALLRSKLDVDEWENILKSELWDSPIDKTNILPALRLSYKYLSPQLKQCFAYCSIFPKDYVLEKDQVVLLWMAEGFLEETRNKGMEEVGEDYFLALASRSLFEQSSGNKSGLIMHDLVNDLAKFVSGQFTFRLEVDNSQEILNKTRHLSYLRKRYNNFKKFEALYKSTRLHTFLPLKLSPPDNIVCFLANRVPHDLLPNLRSLRVLSLSHHYNRIELPESIGKLKHLRYLNLSFTKIVRLPDSICKLCNLQTLNLLGCEGLSVLPRDVWKLVNLRHLDIIGTAIKEMPMQLSRLKCLRTLTKFIISKHSGACIEELGKLSNLRGKLSILKLQNVVSPEDALKACLKERKYLEELVLEWNALDTNISECQRFVLDNLRPHRNLKSLTINNYGAETFPDWIGHHSFLNIVSLRLENCRHCCNLPPLGQLPSLRYLSVVGFEEVVKVDREFYGSDSSSAKPFGALKVLRFEQMLKWEEWSSFGAENEGGPFPQLEELYISFCHKLTGELPIHLPSLAKLEILECPQLAASFPRAPLHELYLKNCNKVQLKELPTGLQKLKIEGFESLPQGLVDSNGCLQKLTIKKYMKLELPTHFSSLETLKLDNCDSLKSFPLDLFSKLYKINISGCTNLGSFTASEQHGRDLVTLHIHISNCPNFVSFPKEGIRAPNLKSFWVQKCESLRSLPEKMHILLPSLEKFAITDCPEVELLPKGGFPSNLQILNVEYCEKLFASRMEWGLQKLSSIRRLYIGSKSEDVVSFPEPGLMPSCLTSLSFYGFPNMKSLDKNGLQHLTSLQDLSVRHCPKLKYMPKEVLPASLSELNISNCPLLRKWWQSKKRKEQRKIPDVDNVLFDREVYIG